One window of Puntigrus tetrazona isolate hp1 chromosome 14, ASM1883169v1, whole genome shotgun sequence genomic DNA carries:
- the eif1ad gene encoding probable RNA-binding protein EIF1AD encodes MSKATKRKHVVKEVLEDFVTPTEDQHIMRVLGSNGNNLHEAVTGSGERFLVSMPTKFRKNIWIKRGDFVIVDPIKEGGKVKGEISFILYRDHIQYLRKLSVWPEGFQEGRTSSERNEGSPKERSAEKTEEEEGDSDSEDDDSDLFVNTNRATVLYSESEEETDEEQDDEGDDNEEEEDDEGRT; translated from the exons ATGTCAAAGGCAACCAAACGCAAGCACGTAGTCAAAGAGGTCCTGGAGGACTTTGTCACGCCTACCGAAGACCAGCATATCATGAGG GTCTTGGGAAGTAATGGCAATAACCTCCATGAAGCCGTGACTGGCAGCGGCGAGCGCTTCCTTGTCAGTATGCCTACTAAATTCCGGAAGAACATCTGGATCAAACGAG GAGACTTTGTCATCGTTGATCCCATTAAAGAAGGAGGGAAGGTGAAAGGAGAAATAAGCTTCATACTTTATAGGGACCATATTCAGTACCTGAGAAAACTTAGTGTCTG GCCTGAAGGATTCCAGGAGGGCCGCACGTCCAGTGAGAGGAACGAGGGATCACCGAAAGAAAGAAgtgctgaaaaaacagaggaggaggagggtgaCAGCGACTCGGAGGATGATGACAGCGACCTTTTTGTAAACACCAATCGTGCCACTGTTCTCTACAGTGAGAGTGAGGAAGAGACCGATGAGGAGCAGGACGATGAAGGTGATGATAACGAAGAGGAGGAAGACGATGAAGGAAGAACATAA